One genomic segment of Dehalogenimonas alkenigignens includes these proteins:
- the gatB gene encoding Asp-tRNA(Asn)/Glu-tRNA(Gln) amidotransferase subunit GatB — protein MTNATTNKYETVIGLEVHAQLATASKMYCRCASDYADAPPNSRVCPVCLGAPGVLPVINKKAVEFTMLTALALNCTIAPHSKFDRKNYPYPDLMKGYQISQYDEPIGRQGWVDVTADGRTRRIGITRVHLEEDVAKLLHRDEIGGPGYSLVDVNRSGVPLMEIVSEPDMRTPEEARQYLQKLRSILRYLGVSVANMEEGSFRCDANISLRPRGETGFNPKVEVKNMNSFRAVFRALEYEEKRQARDYDAGVRIRQETRGWVDDKDETVSQRSKEFAHDYRYFPEPDLPPLEFDDKWIARIRASLPELPEARQARFMTDYQLSEYDASLLTAARDIADYFESVLSADMKLSPKDAANWVAGEVSRIINAAGIDIAAFAEKVPAAALAGLITATGRGTVNTATAKTVLDEMWRTGKGAEAIIAEKGLAQISDDAAIAAMAAQIIADNPTAVADYKAGKEQSLKFLVGQLMKLSKGRANPAAASDIILTKLKEG, from the coding sequence ATGACGAACGCCACAACCAACAAATACGAGACGGTCATCGGGCTGGAGGTCCACGCGCAGCTGGCCACGGCCAGCAAGATGTACTGCCGCTGCGCCTCCGACTATGCCGACGCCCCGCCGAACAGCCGCGTCTGCCCGGTGTGCCTCGGCGCTCCCGGCGTCCTGCCGGTGATAAACAAAAAGGCCGTGGAGTTCACCATGCTGACGGCGCTGGCTTTGAACTGCACCATCGCGCCGCATTCAAAGTTCGACCGCAAGAACTATCCCTACCCGGACCTGATGAAGGGCTATCAGATTTCCCAGTACGACGAGCCCATCGGCCGCCAGGGCTGGGTAGACGTTACCGCCGACGGGCGGACCCGGCGCATCGGCATCACCCGCGTCCACCTCGAGGAGGACGTGGCCAAGCTGCTCCACCGCGACGAGATCGGCGGGCCGGGCTATTCCCTGGTTGACGTCAACCGCTCCGGCGTGCCGCTGATGGAGATCGTCTCGGAGCCTGACATGCGCACCCCGGAAGAAGCGCGGCAGTACCTTCAAAAATTACGTTCGATCCTCCGTTACCTCGGCGTGTCAGTGGCCAACATGGAGGAGGGCTCTTTCCGCTGCGACGCCAACATCTCGCTGCGGCCGCGCGGCGAGACCGGGTTCAACCCCAAGGTGGAAGTCAAAAACATGAACTCCTTCCGCGCCGTGTTCCGGGCGCTGGAATACGAGGAAAAACGGCAGGCCAGGGACTATGACGCGGGCGTCCGCATCAGGCAGGAGACCCGGGGCTGGGTTGACGATAAAGACGAAACCGTCTCGCAGCGGAGCAAGGAGTTCGCCCACGACTACCGCTACTTCCCGGAGCCGGATTTGCCGCCGCTGGAGTTCGACGATAAATGGATCGCCAGGATCCGCGCCAGCCTGCCGGAGCTGCCCGAGGCGCGGCAAGCCCGGTTCATGACCGACTACCAGCTTTCCGAATACGATGCCTCGCTGCTGACCGCCGCCCGCGACATCGCCGACTATTTCGAGAGCGTCCTGTCCGCCGATATGAAGCTCTCCCCCAAGGACGCCGCCAACTGGGTAGCGGGCGAGGTTTCCCGCATCATCAACGCCGCCGGTATCGACATCGCCGCTTTTGCCGAAAAGGTGCCGGCCGCGGCGCTGGCCGGGCTGATCACCGCGACGGGCAGGGGTACGGTTAACACCGCCACCGCCAAGACCGTCCTCGACGAGATGTGGCGAACGGGCAAAGGCGCCGAGGCGATCATCGCCGAGAAAGGCCTGGCTCAGATCTCCGACGACGCCGCCATCGCGGCCATGGCGGCTCAAATCATCGCCGATAACCCGACCGCCGTCGCCGACTACAAAGCCGGCAAGGAGCAGTCGCTGAAATTCCTGGTCGGCCAGTTGATGAAGCTGTCCAAGGGGCGCGCCAATCCGGCTGCCGCTTCTGATATAATTCTTACGAAACTCAAAGAAGGATAA
- the secG gene encoding preprotein translocase subunit SecG encodes MLTFLLIAQIVVAVTLGLSTLLQVKGGGLGGIFGQADTVFRTKRGVEKTLFQMTIVLVVLLVLISIWVLLII; translated from the coding sequence ATGCTGACCTTTTTATTGATTGCGCAAATCGTCGTGGCGGTAACCCTCGGCCTGTCGACCCTGCTGCAGGTCAAAGGCGGCGGGCTGGGGGGCATCTTCGGCCAGGCCGATACCGTCTTCCGCACCAAGCGAGGCGTTGAAAAAACCCTCTTCCAGATGACCATTGTCCTGGTCGTCCTGCTGGTGCTCATCTCAATCTGGGTCCTCTTAATCATCTGA
- a CDS encoding SAM hydrolase/SAM-dependent halogenase family protein, which yields MAAIITLTTDFGEAGGYTAALKGVILGIAPDAQIVDISHKIQPQNVFEAAFLLSTVYRCFPRSTVHLAVVDPGVGTSRKIIILRTPEGTFVGPDNGIFSYVARDYVSGPGETVSGLKRMALSGDAHAFEITNPRFFRQPVSPTFNGRDIMAPAAAMLAQGFQAPAFGQAINLIHMLDLPRPETGPDGNVTGHAVYFDGFGNIITDIKASDLPQTRTPRVEIGRHAIEGLVKTYAEGGGLAALIGSSGYLEIAVRGGSAAALTGTRIGDTIKIRAGD from the coding sequence GTGGCCGCCATCATCACCCTGACCACAGACTTCGGCGAAGCCGGCGGTTACACCGCCGCCCTGAAGGGCGTCATCCTAGGCATAGCGCCGGATGCACAGATCGTGGATATCAGCCACAAAATCCAGCCGCAAAACGTCTTCGAGGCGGCTTTCCTGCTGTCCACGGTATACCGCTGCTTTCCCCGTTCGACCGTTCACCTGGCTGTTGTCGATCCCGGGGTCGGCACCAGCCGTAAAATCATCATCCTGCGCACGCCGGAAGGCACTTTTGTCGGTCCGGACAACGGCATCTTCTCCTATGTGGCGCGTGATTACGTCAGCGGTCCCGGAGAGACGGTATCAGGTTTGAAACGCATGGCCCTGTCCGGCGATGCCCACGCCTTTGAAATCACAAACCCCCGCTTCTTCAGACAGCCGGTCTCGCCGACCTTCAACGGCCGGGATATCATGGCGCCGGCGGCGGCGATGCTGGCCCAGGGATTCCAGGCGCCGGCCTTCGGCCAGGCCATAAACCTGATCCATATGCTGGATCTGCCGCGGCCGGAAACAGGCCCTGACGGAAACGTGACGGGGCACGCGGTGTATTTCGACGGCTTCGGCAACATCATCACCGACATCAAAGCCTCCGACCTGCCCCAAACCAGAACGCCGCGGGTGGAAATCGGCCGGCACGCCATCGAAGGCCTGGTGAAGACTTATGCCGAGGGCGGCGGGCTGGCCGCCCTTATCGGATCCTCCGGCTATCTGGAAATCGCCGTCAGGGGCGGCAGCGCGGCGGCGCTGACCGGGACCAGGATCGGCGACACGATTAAAATCAGGGCGGGCGACTAG
- the trmD gene encoding tRNA (guanosine(37)-N1)-methyltransferase TrmD, whose protein sequence is MRIDILTLFPEMFQGPFAASILKRAADRGLLDIRLHNIRDWAHDKHRVVDDSPYGGGAGMVMKPEPVVAAIEAVRSLDDAEARVVLLSPGGRLFNQALAAELSIIPRLILVAGHYEGFDERIRNYVDDELSIGDYVLSGGELPAMVVADAVARLIPGVLGCGESHLEESHSPSAEGLLEYPHYTRPPEFRGLKVPDILLSGNHAAIARWRRQESIRRTLTRRPELLSGAELSKTDQKTIEEIRSEQPPDPG, encoded by the coding sequence GTGCGCATCGACATCCTGACGCTGTTCCCGGAAATGTTCCAGGGGCCTTTCGCCGCCAGTATTTTAAAACGGGCGGCTGACCGCGGCCTGCTGGATATCCGGCTGCACAACATCCGGGACTGGGCGCACGATAAACACCGGGTGGTTGACGATTCCCCCTACGGCGGCGGCGCCGGCATGGTGATGAAGCCGGAGCCGGTGGTGGCAGCTATCGAGGCGGTCAGGTCGTTGGACGATGCCGAGGCGAGGGTCGTCCTGCTGTCGCCGGGCGGCCGGCTGTTCAATCAGGCGCTTGCCGCCGAACTGTCGATAATACCCCGGCTGATCCTCGTCGCCGGGCACTACGAGGGGTTCGATGAGCGCATCCGGAATTATGTAGACGATGAGCTTTCCATCGGCGACTACGTGCTGTCCGGCGGCGAACTGCCGGCCATGGTGGTGGCCGATGCCGTGGCCCGGCTGATACCCGGAGTGCTGGGCTGCGGCGAGTCTCACCTTGAGGAGTCTCACAGCCCTTCAGCCGAAGGACTGCTGGAATACCCCCACTACACCCGCCCGCCGGAGTTCCGGGGGCTTAAGGTGCCGGATATCCTGCTTTCCGGCAACCATGCCGCCATCGCCAGATGGCGCCGGCAGGAATCGATCCGGCGGACACTGACGCGGCGGCCTGAGCTCCTCAGCGGCGCGGAGCTGTCCAAGACCGACCAAAAAACGATTGAAGAGATACGCTCCGAACAGCCGCCGGACCCTGGCTAA
- a CDS encoding dihydrolipoyl dehydrogenase family protein produces MSRYDYDLIILGGGIAGFSAAGMAAGLGKKVLLVEKGRLGGNCSLRTCIPTKALIRAGEAFGNLEAASEFGLECQLSSIDTSLVNKYVRRVIEEVGAIDNPESFKQMGIDIEFGAPSFVDRHRIKLGSRIISGNKFIIATGSSPARLNVEGAAETPYFTTENIFGEDKLPASIIILGGGPAGIEYATAYCMLGLKVTVVELAETILAREDREMTKLVADRMRQNGVALLTGWQTVRLYRSGKEVSAEIKNASGETRVLTAEALLMTIGRVPNIEGLSLDKAGVAVTPRGIKTDLGMRTTADNIYAAGDVVGPFQTGAVAEYQALIAANNALIPLIKKRADYRTILWITYTSPPLAHVGLTEEEARKRYGDKVKIYHYEYSRMRRARVDRQDFGVAKFITDAGGKPLGIHILGLHAEEMAHEAELLRVYRKPLHTLHFVNHAYPTYSEAIFKRMGDISYLDRMAANPIIRLGLELMPGFVNNLEKLKKKL; encoded by the coding sequence ATGTCCAGATATGACTACGACCTGATCATTCTAGGCGGCGGCATCGCCGGTTTCTCCGCCGCCGGCATGGCCGCCGGGCTGGGCAAGAAAGTTCTTCTGGTTGAGAAGGGCCGCCTCGGCGGCAACTGCTCGCTGCGGACCTGCATTCCCACCAAAGCCCTTATCCGCGCCGGCGAAGCCTTCGGCAACCTGGAAGCGGCGTCTGAATTCGGGCTGGAGTGCCAGCTTTCTTCAATCGACACCTCGCTGGTCAACAAATACGTCCGGCGCGTCATCGAGGAAGTCGGCGCCATCGACAATCCCGAAAGCTTCAAACAGATGGGCATCGACATCGAGTTCGGCGCCCCCTCGTTCGTGGACCGGCACCGCATCAAGCTTGGCAGCCGGATTATTTCCGGTAACAAATTTATCATCGCCACCGGCAGCAGCCCGGCGCGTCTCAACGTCGAAGGCGCCGCCGAAACGCCGTATTTCACCACCGAAAACATTTTCGGCGAGGACAAGCTTCCGGCCTCGATCATCATCCTCGGCGGCGGGCCCGCCGGCATTGAATACGCCACCGCCTACTGCATGCTGGGGCTTAAGGTGACGGTGGTGGAACTGGCCGAAACCATCCTAGCCCGCGAAGACCGGGAGATGACCAAACTGGTGGCGGACCGGATGCGCCAGAACGGGGTGGCGCTGCTGACCGGCTGGCAGACGGTCAGGCTCTACCGCTCCGGCAAAGAGGTGTCAGCCGAAATCAAGAACGCCTCCGGCGAAACCAGGGTATTGACCGCGGAAGCCCTGCTGATGACTATCGGCCGCGTCCCCAACATAGAAGGATTGTCGCTGGATAAGGCCGGGGTGGCCGTCACCCCGCGCGGCATCAAAACCGACCTGGGGATGCGCACCACGGCGGATAACATCTATGCCGCCGGCGATGTCGTCGGCCCGTTCCAGACCGGCGCGGTGGCCGAGTACCAGGCGCTTATCGCCGCCAACAACGCGCTGATCCCGCTAATCAAAAAACGGGCTGATTACCGGACTATCCTGTGGATCACCTACACCAGCCCGCCGCTGGCCCATGTCGGTCTGACAGAAGAAGAAGCCCGGAAACGGTACGGCGACAAGGTCAAGATTTATCACTATGAATACAGCCGAATGCGGCGGGCCCGGGTGGACCGGCAGGATTTCGGCGTCGCCAAGTTCATCACCGACGCCGGGGGCAAGCCGCTGGGCATCCATATCCTGGGACTGCATGCCGAAGAAATGGCTCATGAAGCCGAACTGCTGCGGGTGTACCGCAAGCCGCTTCATACCCTGCATTTCGTCAACCACGCCTATCCGACCTATTCGGAGGCCATCTTTAAGCGCATGGGCGATATCAGCTACCTGGACAGGATGGCCGCCAATCCCATTATCCGGCTCGGCCTGGAGCTGATGCCGGGCTTTGTCAACAACCTGGAAAAACTGAAGAAAAAGCTTTAG
- a CDS encoding DUF1295 domain-containing protein, protein MNADLFTAAALVIFSYMTFLFVIAAFTRNNSVADTGWGIGFIAVTLTTLVIAGEVSGVKLLTAALVTVWGMRLAVRIFLRNRGRGEDFRYRKMRQGWGRAWLLNSYLRVFIVQGVLMLLVAVPIVLINRAAAPPFGLLTAVGAVIWLAGFVIEATADYQLDRFIAGPQNRGKVLQAGLWRYSRHPNYFGEVVQWWGIFAMALGVEYGWAGIISPVTITFLILKVSGIPMLEKTLSQNPEYVDYQHRTSSFIPLPPKKG, encoded by the coding sequence ATGAACGCTGATTTATTCACCGCCGCCGCCCTGGTTATTTTCAGCTACATGACATTCCTCTTCGTGATCGCGGCGTTTACCCGGAACAACAGCGTCGCCGATACCGGCTGGGGCATCGGATTCATCGCCGTGACGCTGACGACCCTGGTTATCGCCGGCGAAGTCTCCGGGGTCAAGCTGCTGACCGCCGCCCTGGTCACCGTTTGGGGGATGCGCCTGGCGGTGCGCATTTTCCTGCGCAACCGCGGCCGGGGCGAGGATTTCAGGTATCGGAAAATGAGGCAGGGGTGGGGCCGGGCCTGGCTGCTGAACAGCTACTTACGGGTGTTCATCGTCCAGGGCGTTTTGATGTTGCTGGTCGCCGTGCCGATCGTCCTGATCAACCGGGCTGCCGCGCCCCCGTTCGGTCTATTAACCGCGGTCGGCGCCGTAATCTGGCTGGCCGGCTTTGTTATCGAAGCGACGGCGGATTATCAGCTGGACCGGTTTATCGCCGGTCCCCAGAACAGAGGCAAAGTGCTTCAGGCCGGGCTGTGGCGCTATTCGCGGCACCCTAACTATTTCGGCGAAGTGGTCCAGTGGTGGGGCATATTTGCCATGGCCCTCGGCGTGGAGTATGGTTGGGCAGGCATTATCAGCCCGGTCACGATTACGTTCCTGATTCTGAAGGTCTCCGGGATTCCGATGCTGGAAAAAACGTTGTCCCAAAATCCGGAATATGTTGACTATCAGCACCGCACCAGCAGTTTTATCCCGCTGCCGCCGAAGAAAGGGTGA
- a CDS encoding DegV family protein: MAVKVVTDSTCDLPPEVARDLGITIIPIYVRFGAAVYRDGVDITPGELYPRLVASEEHPATSQPNPEDFAAVYQEVSRDADAIVSIHISSKISGTYNSAVMAVRAADYGCPVEVVDSAYNSAGLGLVALAAARAAKSGAGLAEVLAAARAAVSQVRMFGMFRTMKYLARSGRINRAVAAASSVLNVMPLLTFHDGEIARAGLVRTIGRGMEKIIEFVRKHAPVTEITVVHSRAAEEAEKLRGWLAEFLNPEKILVSELGAGLGVHGGPGVLLVGLRRAG, from the coding sequence ATGGCTGTTAAAGTTGTCACCGACAGCACCTGCGACCTGCCGCCGGAGGTCGCCCGCGATCTGGGCATTACCATCATCCCGATTTATGTCCGTTTCGGCGCGGCGGTCTATCGCGACGGCGTGGACATAACACCAGGCGAGCTCTATCCGAGGCTGGTTGCCTCGGAAGAGCACCCGGCCACCTCCCAGCCCAACCCGGAGGACTTTGCCGCCGTTTACCAGGAAGTCTCCAGGGATGCCGACGCCATTGTCTCGATCCATATCTCATCCAAGATCAGCGGCACTTATAATTCGGCTGTCATGGCTGTCAGGGCGGCGGATTACGGCTGCCCGGTGGAAGTGGTGGATTCGGCTTACAATTCGGCAGGCCTCGGGCTGGTGGCCCTTGCCGCCGCCCGGGCTGCCAAATCCGGGGCCGGTCTGGCGGAGGTGCTCGCCGCAGCCAGAGCGGCTGTCTCTCAGGTCAGGATGTTCGGCATGTTCCGCACCATGAAATACCTGGCCCGGAGCGGCCGCATCAACAGAGCCGTGGCTGCGGCCTCCAGCGTGCTCAACGTCATGCCCTTATTGACCTTCCATGACGGTGAGATCGCCCGCGCCGGCCTGGTGCGCACGATCGGCAGGGGGATGGAAAAAATCATCGAATTCGTCAGAAAACACGCCCCGGTGACTGAAATCACCGTTGTCCACAGCCGCGCCGCGGAGGAAGCGGAAAAACTGAGAGGCTGGTTGGCGGAGTTCCTGAATCCGGAGAAAATCCTGGTCTCGGAGTTGGGGGCGGGGCTCGGGGTTCACGGCGGGCCGGGGGTGCTCCTGGTCGGCCTCAGGCGGGCGGGGTGA
- the heR gene encoding heliorhodopsin HeR: MEYEPQFKRLRVYNAFMGLLHLIQAAAVLVLSNDFKLPVTTSFLSFDETIGRLWPVTDVWINVPLGAMVAVFLLLSAAAHFIIASPPVFGWYVRNLKTGINYARWYEYSFSASLMIVLIAMLCGVYDLGALLMAFALTAVMNLCGLVMEVHNQTTQRTNWISYTVGCIAGVAPWVAIAIYFFGSLSQADGGVPTFVYVILPTLFVFFFSFALNMVLQYRKVGPWRDYLFGERVYILLSLIAKSALAWQVFAGTLRPV, encoded by the coding sequence ATGGAGTACGAACCGCAGTTCAAACGCCTCAGGGTTTACAACGCTTTCATGGGACTCCTGCATCTTATCCAGGCGGCGGCGGTGCTGGTTCTCAGCAACGATTTCAAGCTGCCGGTGACCACCTCGTTCCTGTCCTTTGATGAAACCATCGGCCGGCTGTGGCCGGTGACCGATGTCTGGATCAATGTGCCGCTCGGGGCCATGGTCGCCGTGTTCCTGCTGCTGTCGGCGGCCGCGCATTTCATCATCGCCTCGCCGCCGGTATTCGGCTGGTATGTCAGAAACCTCAAGACGGGCATCAACTACGCCCGGTGGTATGAATACTCCTTCAGCGCTTCGCTCATGATCGTGCTGATCGCCATGCTGTGCGGCGTGTATGATCTGGGCGCCCTGCTGATGGCCTTTGCTCTGACCGCAGTAATGAACCTGTGCGGGCTGGTGATGGAAGTCCACAATCAAACCACCCAGCGGACCAACTGGATTTCCTATACCGTCGGCTGCATCGCCGGCGTGGCGCCGTGGGTAGCCATCGCCATCTATTTCTTCGGCTCGCTGTCCCAGGCTGATGGCGGCGTCCCCACCTTTGTCTACGTCATCCTGCCCACCCTGTTCGTCTTCTTCTTCAGCTTTGCTTTAAACATGGTGCTGCAGTACCGCAAAGTCGGCCCCTGGCGCGACTACCTGTTCGGCGAGCGCGTCTACATCCTGCTCAGCCTGATAGCCAAGTCCGCGCTGGCGTGGCAGGTCTTTGCCGGCACCCTCAGGCCGGTGTAA
- a CDS encoding DUF2177 family protein has protein sequence MEIGQWVAVYVASLAAFLAIDLVWLGKIARGFYRRQLADLMLEKLKWQPALGFYLLYVFGLLVLVVAPAVEAGSALKAGGLGALLGCVSYATYDLSNLATLKKWPGAVVAADIVWGSLLTGAVSLISYAAARAVAG, from the coding sequence ATGGAAATCGGTCAGTGGGTCGCAGTCTATGTGGCGTCTTTAGCAGCGTTTCTGGCAATTGACCTGGTCTGGCTGGGCAAAATCGCCAGGGGATTTTACCGGCGGCAGCTGGCCGACCTGATGCTGGAGAAGCTGAAATGGCAGCCGGCGCTGGGCTTTTATCTGCTTTATGTTTTCGGCCTCCTGGTGCTCGTTGTGGCGCCGGCGGTCGAAGCCGGTTCGGCGCTTAAGGCCGGCGGCCTGGGCGCGCTGCTGGGCTGCGTCAGCTATGCCACCTATGACCTGTCCAATTTGGCCACCCTGAAAAAGTGGCCGGGCGCCGTGGTCGCCGCCGATATCGTCTGGGGCTCCTTGCTGACCGGCGCCGTTTCCCTTATCTCCTATGCCGCGGCCCGGGCGGTCGCCGGATAG
- a CDS encoding cupin domain-containing protein codes for MIGFFGPIEKQTLKNGNFRQVLFTGKHAQLVVMSLKPGEEIGNEVHHHVDQFFRVEQGEATFTLGDEKHVARDGDAVIVPAGTYHNVVNTSKTETMKLYTIYSPPNHPDGTVHKTKADAERAEAEEHH; via the coding sequence ATGATTGGTTTCTTCGGTCCCATCGAAAAGCAGACTCTGAAAAACGGCAATTTCAGGCAGGTGTTGTTCACCGGCAAACACGCCCAGCTGGTGGTCATGAGCCTCAAGCCCGGAGAAGAGATCGGCAATGAAGTCCACCATCACGTTGACCAGTTCTTCCGGGTTGAGCAGGGGGAAGCCACTTTTACCCTCGGCGATGAAAAGCACGTCGCCCGCGACGGCGATGCCGTTATCGTCCCGGCCGGAACCTACCATAATGTGGTCAACACTTCCAAAACGGAGACGATGAAGCTGTACACCATTTATTCTCCGCCGAACCACCCTGACGGCACGGTCCATAAAACCAAGGCTGACGCCGAAAGGGCTGAAGCTGAGGAACATCACTAG
- a CDS encoding Fur family transcriptional regulator → MRCTRQKEKILEYLQATTVHPTAEQVYESVRSSLPRISRGTVYRNLEKLCRKGEAIELYIGGRVSRYDARTGGHGHLCCRSCGLVADVDVPFDHTFHQEVVERTGFKVNGSAVQFNGVCPACQKKEQKVKKEATQ, encoded by the coding sequence ATGCGTTGCACCAGGCAAAAAGAGAAGATTTTAGAGTACCTACAAGCCACCACCGTCCACCCGACGGCTGAGCAGGTATATGAGAGCGTCAGGAGCAGCCTGCCGCGCATCAGCCGGGGGACGGTCTACCGTAATCTTGAAAAACTCTGCCGCAAGGGTGAAGCCATCGAGCTGTATATCGGCGGCCGGGTGAGCCGCTACGATGCCCGGACCGGCGGTCACGGCCATCTTTGCTGCCGGAGCTGCGGCCTGGTCGCCGACGTCGATGTTCCTTTCGATCATACCTTTCATCAGGAAGTGGTCGAGCGGACCGGCTTCAAGGTCAACGGCAGCGCCGTGCAGTTCAACGGGGTATGTCCGGCCTGCCAGAAAAAAGAACAGAAAGTTAAAAAGGAGGCAACGCAATGA
- the rplS gene encoding 50S ribosomal protein L19 — protein sequence MRISELVPPAVKADFPEVNPGDTVKVHVRIIEGDKERIQVFQGVVLRKRSGTDGGNFTVRRLSYGVGVERIFPFASPLIAKIEVTRRGRVRRAKLYYLRGLSGKAARIKEEKETAA from the coding sequence ATGAGAATCTCTGAACTGGTACCCCCGGCGGTGAAGGCCGACTTTCCGGAAGTCAACCCCGGCGATACGGTCAAGGTGCATGTCCGGATCATCGAAGGCGACAAAGAGCGCATCCAGGTCTTCCAGGGCGTGGTGCTGCGCAAGCGCTCCGGCACTGACGGCGGCAATTTCACGGTGCGCCGCCTGTCCTACGGCGTCGGCGTGGAACGCATCTTCCCCTTCGCTTCGCCGCTCATCGCCAAGATTGAAGTCACCCGCCGCGGCCGCGTCCGCCGCGCCAAGCTGTACTACCTGCGAGGCTTATCCGGCAAGGCTGCCCGCATCAAGGAAGAAAAAGAAACGGCGGCTTAA